The genomic segment CGCGCTTGTTGCCACGCTCTTTATTAAATCCATCCCAAATAGAAAATGCGATGGGAATAAAGGTGTTCTCTTCAAACGATAGTCCATCTTCTGAAATTCTCTTTCGTTTAAAGATGGCAGTCCACTCTCCCTCTTCAAAACTATGAGTGACTTCCAGATTTGATTCACCAGGTTTGAGATTCTGACTGCCTTTACCAATATAAAAATCCGCAGAATCTTTAGCTAAGTCGAGGAACCAGAGGTCAACGGAATTTTTACTATCACCAAACATAAAATAAGGCTTTTTTATACCCTGTGGCAGTTTTGACGGAAGCAGGATTGCGACAGCATCATTAAATTCATCCGTTTCAGGATCGGCATTCGGATCAAAATTTGGCGCGACTAAAGTTGGGCTATTGCCGGCATTGGTTTCGGCGCTCATGTCATGCCAGGTAAGCATGATTGCGATGTCCTCCTGGTCATATACTGCTTTTACTTTAACCGCATTCACACCAGGATAAAATTGTCTACCCGGTTCAATGATCTGGCCAACGATTGGGAACAGGGTTTCATTGGCATTTTGAAACAGGGCTTTACCCTGGCTTATGTCCATTTTACTTTCTAATCCTTCGGCGATTACCAAAGTGCCGTAATTGGCTTCGGACTCTCCCAGGGAATACACATAATTCACCAAATGCCATTGATCTTCCGGAGGTTGGATGGAATAGGAAGGCATTGGAGACCCGTCCAATCCTGTTGTAAAAGTTCGATAAATATCTTCCCGGGTGGGACCGCCTCTAAAAGTCCATTTTTTGCTTAAATCTGCCGCCCGAATGGGTTGATCCCACTGGTCTATCAAAGTTGGGGCAGATGGACCATCCCCGAGCCCAAGATTCCCATGGCAATCAACACACTGGTTTTCTACGAAAACTTGCCTGCCTCTTCGGATTGATTCTTCGGTTAGTGATGGCGGATTGGGAATTGTTATTGGAGTCACATCACCGAAATCAACAAAATCTTTTGAAAAGGATTTGAGATAATACGCCAGGTTGTCCAATTCGTTATTGGAAAAATTTGTCCATGCCGGCATACCTGTGGATGGCATCCCGTTTTTTATGCTTCTGGTAATGTCATTATGTGTCGGTAATTCACCGCTTTCCGTTGTTCTGAATTTAAACGTTCCGGAGGTAAAATCGCGTGGCTCGGGTCTGAAATATTTTTTCCCAACGCTGTTGGCATCGCCATTAATTCCATGACATTGGGCACAATATTTATCATATAGCTGTTTTCCAGCTGCCCGCTGCTCTTCGGTACCAAGAATGTTATCCTGGGCAGAACCAAAATTGACCAATATAAATAAAAACCAAATATTCGAGTAAATCAGTTTTCTCAATGTTCCTCCTGCGCTCGGGGACGTTGGTCCGTGTAATCATACAGAAAAAGAATTACATCCCAAATTTCTTCTTCCGACAAAAATTTTTCCCATGCCGGCATTGCAGAAGACCAGGGTGTTGCCTCTTCCGGCAACCCGGGAGCTCCCTTTGCAATCCTCCAAAACAGGTAAGATTCTTGAAGCATCGCGATAGTAGTCGGATCGGCGAAGTTTGCCGGGATGGGGTCTAACCCATGGACAAAAATACCATTGCCACGCATGTTGTCGCCATGACAAAACACGCAATTTTGGTAATACACCCGCCGGCCATTTTCAACGTGCTTTAGAAAACTGTTCGGATCGGTTTCTTCCAATTCCCGGTAGGGATTCCCTGAAGTTACCAAATCAATTTTTGTGCCTTTAAAAGTGATTTCAGTTGGCGGCGGTGGATGGATGGTTCTTGCAATAACTGGTGGCTGCACCCGCTTTGCTGCATTTAAGTAAACCCGGGTAGCGACCAGGGTAGGTAATCCAATAGTCACGATAATTAGGGGAGTCATAAATTTTTTGTCGGTCAAAAACCGAATGATTGAAGATTTAGCAAACTCCAGATTCTCAGAATCTGCAGTCAAATAAGCCAACAAGGCAAGGGTAACGATTGCCATGAACATGCCAAAGATGGACGACGGCATGGGTGGATCGATGCCGTAAACCAGGACAAAATAGATCGCAAACCACCAGGCGGCCATCCAACCCAGGATATTGATCCTGGTAAATTTCAGCACAATCATTACTGCGACAACGGGAAGAACAACTAAGAAATTCATTGGCTTCCTTTCAATGATTCGAGATAATCAACCAAAACTTTTAATTGTTGAGTAGACACTCTATCATAAAAACTAATTCCATCCAAGTATGTTTTCATAACGGTTGCTGGGAATCCCTCAGTTATGTTTAAATCCGGTTCAAGTACGGATTCATAAATTTGAGATTTTGCGAGTCGATTGCCAACATCAACCAGACTTGGTCCGATCAATGGAGTGGGTACATCCACTGAATGGCAGGTATTGCATCCGTATGTAACAAATATTCCAGGTCCGTCAAGATTAGATATTAGTACCGCGGTTTGTGCCGCTGCACTTTCGGAAGCGCTGGCACCCTGCCCGGTAAAGCTGTGCGTGGTTTGCATGGTTACGGTAGGGGCAGCGCCAAGTGATTGTAAGTAGGCGATAATCGTTAGAATTTCTTCATCACTTAAACTTATTGGCGGCTTGTGGATCGCGGGCATACCGGGGAGGAATCCTTCAACGACATAAATATTCGGATCGTAGATTGATTCGGCCAGGTACTCAATATCAGTCATTCCATCTTTTCTGGCGCTTGCGATAACGCCAATATTTCCTAAGTCTGGAAATCTGCCATCTGCTGTTGACCCGATAGTGTGACAAGTCATACAGGTTCCTTTACCGCTCATGATTTCTTCCCCAACAACAACCATCTCATCAGTGGTCATATCAGCGCTGAGTTCTGTGGATTCTGGTGGATAGGTTATCTTTTGCGGCACCTGCTGGCCAACATACCAATAGAATAATGTAACTGAAACCGTAAAAAGGAAAATAGATAAACCGTTTTTCATGACTGTGCCTCCAACGATTTCTCTTCCCAATCCTTTTTACCCGATAGGCTGGTGAGCCAAAATACGATTGCAATAAATGTAAAGAAAATGAGCACAGTAACTGAAACAACGCCGGAGGCGTAACCCAGTGTGGGTGTAAATGCGTCAGGAGAAGTATCTTTCATTACACCGTAGATATGCCAGTGCTGACGCAATCCGGAGCGGACATATCCCATCAACCCCATTAACCAGGTGAATGTAATTGCTAAAAAGAAAAGAGCATATTGCGACCTTGCAGGCATCTTGCCCCATTCAATCTTACCTTTCACTTCAGCATTCTTGTACATATAAACATCGATGATAGTTATGGAGAACATGGCAAATAAGACAGATAAAACTTGAGGAACTGACAAACCGATCCGAATTTTCGCCTCGACAAAATATCCGTAGATGCCAAGAAATATCACAAAAATAGCCACTGCCGCAAATATGGAGAATTGCGCAGTATTGCCCTTTTTAGCCCAGGTGACTGTTGGCACCTTGTTACCGCGGCGGTACAATAGAAAACTCAGGTAAGTCGTTAAGATCAAAATATTGACTGCCGTATTTTTCGCGGACATGACACCAAGGACCCCCAGCATTGGATGATGAGCTCCGCCCATTCTTCTGGCTTCTTCTATAGAGGCAACCAGCGAGTGCGGGGTAGCCCAAACGATGAAGCAGAGAGTAATGGATGCCAAAAGATATTTTATGAATTTTCTGAAGCGTTCGGCGCCTTGAATCCTTTCCATGCTGAGCCATAGGTAATAATTGGCGCCTAAGAATAGATTGCCGATGAGAACAGCTTGTATGATAAACAGCCAGGAGAATGTTCCTCCCATGAGAACGATTCCAAGACTTTGGGAATATGCATAAATCTCTTTGCCCAGCCAATAGCCGGCAAAAGGCAGCGGCAACAACGCACTGATTGCGATGAAATTGCCTACATAGCCCATCCAATCGTAATGAGCCTTTTCTTCTTTAGTTTTAGAGCCTAAGAATTTATAAGCGCCGTAAGCTGCTGCAATGGAGCCGCCAAAGGCAACATTTGCTATAATCCTGTGGATGTTGATAGGCATCCAGATAAAATTGTTAATGGCATCCCAGGTACTGATTAACGCGCCGGTTTCTGTTATTCCGTTAGGTGTATTCATAAATGTTAACCAAGCATTGGCTATAAACATGATGGCTGTACCAACAATATTTAAGCAGACCCCCAAAGCCAGGTGAACTTTCGGTGAAAATTTTCCCCAGCCGTAATAATAACTGTATAAGAAAATTGCTTCTGCAAAGAAGAGCATTGTATAGGGTAAAAACGTCGGGGTAAAAATTGCCATCATGTAATTCATTAATTTCGGATATAGAACCATAAGCATGAAGGTAAGCATGGCTCCCAGGGCGGCAGTAAAAGAGAAGGATACAGAGAGTAACTTTGTAAATTCATAGGCCAGTTTATCATATTTTTTTTCTTTGGTTTTGTAACCGATAAATTCGATGATCAGTGCAAACATCGGTACGGCCAGTACAAAAGCGCCAAACATAAGATGTAATTGCGCTATCACCCACAGTGCCGTCCTGCTACCGACTAATGGGAATTTTCGATATTCAACATTGCCAATCGTTGCTGGAGTAATGGCTTGCTCGATTTGAGCCGTTTCATCAATGCCTTCTTCTAATTGTTGGGCCTGCCTCTTTAAGCTTAAATCTTGACGCAGTGTATTAAGAGAGACGAACAAACCCATAACAACCATTGCAGATATAAAAATATACATGTAATTTCTTTTTGTCATAAGTTCTGAGGCCTTTTTCTAGTGTGCTGAAGTGAATAAAAGGATCAATATTTTGTCGTAAACTATTATTGTTTTAGCTATTTGTAAATAGTGGAAGAGTTTTAATACGGATTTATTTTTTTATTGTCAAGTACTATTAGATAGACAAATATAAAATGCAAGAAAAAAATTAAAATTCCTGTATTTTAATTGTTTACTTGATAAATAGAAAATTAAAAATAAAACATGAACATATAAATATATTATTCGTAGGCTTTAAAAAATAATACAAGATAAACTGCAATGCGCAAATGACATTTTTCTATAAAGGGAAATATGATGAGTTTAAGAGAAGTCCTCACCGAAATAGTCCAAAAAAATACACCCATCCTATTGAGTGACGGAACCAACGATTGGGAAGCAGGTACTCTTCTTGAAACCTTATCGGAACCAATGTTAAAAAGGAATGCTCATTTGCAGCCAGGTTTGTATATTGCGGAAATAAACAGCGGGGGTTATTTGGGGCAGGTTCTGTATAAAGTTAAACCAAAAGGTTAGAAATTTCTCAGCTCAAATAATTTACCTTTGTTCTTTTTCCGATTCACCAGGATTATAAAAACTAACGAAGAGTTCATCCGTCTGATTATTAATTGGAGATCTCAAGTTATTGTTGATTCGGATCCCACAAAAATCTTTCAGCATTTAATACCTTTTTTTTATCTGAGGATATTTCAATCCCTTCTCCTTCTAAATAAGAGGTACGTTTTTCACAATCTGACTTATCTTCAGGGTGTGGAAATTTCCAATTTTCCCCTCTGCCTTTCAAAATAACTTTATATACCCAAGGAGCTTTACATCTGCATACTTCCTGACCAATTGCTCTGACAGATTGCGGAACTCCAAGACTTTTTGCAATCAAACTGGGTATTGTAATCTTGCCTTTTGGAATTCTTTTAACGATTTGATGTACTTCATTTTTGTTGTATGTCATTTCTCCTCCTTGTAGCAATATATTAGAAAATTTCATATCTACTGCCTAGTTATTAGTTGTTAAGTGCCATAACATCGTGGAGTTGTTTTAGTGCATAATGCTTATCCCATCCAAAGCATAATTAATATTCTGACCATCAGAGCCCCAAGAATTCCCATTATTAGTGAAAGAGCGCTGCCAATTAGAAATGCGCTATAATGATATTTTGGCGTTGCCTCTGTCCAACTCTTCCAATTGGCGGATACTTTCAGGACGAGCCAAACCGGCACAAATGCATAAACCCCGCTGCCAATTGTGATGATGTAAAGTACCCTTTCCAGAAATCCTAACCAGTCCCCGGCTCGCGCCTCCCAATTTGTGCCCCCCAGGTTCCTGCTATGCAGTCGCTTTAATAGAGGTCTGATGGGAAAATAGATTGCCAGCCATCCAAAAACAATGATTGCGATAAGATATACAAAGCCAATTTTTAATAGGGCTGCTATCGAGTAATCGACCATTTGAGAAATTCTCCTTTTACTTGTTTTAGCTTTTTATTCTCAACTTCATGATTTTGAATTAATTTTAAAATGCATAAAAATTCCACAAAAATGGACCTTTTAGCCATCAATTTATAAGTCGGGTGAATCCTGATAATTGATTAGTTGTAATTATATCTACAATTAGTTTTGGTGTGTTTGAGGATTGTAAAACAAATTGTCAAAAAACTCTTAATCTGTCATTTCAGAGAAATTACTCGCTATTATTAAGTCTACTCTAAAAACCGATGCCATCGCTTTTCTAAAAAAAATTGATACATAAAAACAAATACTTATGAGAGCGATGGAATCGGTATCCCACCTTTTTAGAATGAACTCATTATTAATATAAGACATAAGTTTTTCGGGAACCAAATTTACAGCTTATTCAACCCTTTAATTCTTTCGATCTCCTGTGCCAGGGCGGCTTGTCCTTCGCTGGTTAAGACGTCCACGTTAAAATTTGGATTTAGAATTCTAACTTCAACCAGACTATTGGTAAAATCGCCCAAAAGGAAATAGTTTTCGGCTCTGACAATACGAAGATCATTTACATCGAGTGATAGACCATGGGAAAATTGCCAGGCCGGATCCTGGCTTATGGCATTTTCGGATCGCTGATTTGAGTTGGCATATCTTTTTAATGCATTCAATACAAATGCCCAACCGGCAAACAGATCCGCTGTCGGACTTTCTTTTGATGAACCAGCGGTAAATTCATTGTTCGCCCGCGAAAGGTTATCTGATTTGAACAAACTCCACCCCAATCCTAGAAACGCTTCCGTTGATGCTTGGTCTTTGCTGATCGCTTCAGTGAATTTAGTCGCAGCTGAACTGTAATCTCCAAGCTCAAAGGCCGTCCAACCTTCAGAAATTAAATCTTCCAAAGATGGGCCGGTTGGGCCGTTGTCACCGGAAGAACAGGCTAAGAGGATGGGCAAGAGAAAAATACTGAAATATTTGATAAAGCGATATTTTAACATTGATAACTCCATTATTTCAAGTACAACATTTTTCGTGTCTGTGAAAAGTTTTCTGCTGCTAATAGGTAAACATAGATTCCTGCCGCGACAAATTGGCCGGAGGAGTTTGTACCATTCCAGGAAATTTGATATTTTCCGGATGGCTGCTCTCCCTGGTGTAACACTTTTATAACTTGACCGAGTGTGTTAAAAATTGTCAGGGTTACATGACTATCTTCAGGAAGATCGTATTCGATAATGGTATTGGGATTAAACGGATTCGGATAATTTTGTCGTAAGGCATATGCGGTTGGAAGAATATTCGATCCTTTGAATTCGCTATCATACCCTAATTTGAATGCACCAAGCTTATTTGTAAAAATCCTGATAGTATTTTTATCCGGATTTACAGAACCTGGTAATGGCAACCAATTTCCCCTTTGTTTTTGGAAAACAAATAACTTTTCAGAATCAGGATATTTTTTCGGATCAAAACCGAATTCCATTTCAAAAATATTTTCGAATTCATTTGCAGGACTAAAATGATAGATTCTTTCCTCGTTTATATCCTCATAATCCGCAAGAAAATACGTTGATGATTTTAAATCGTCTTTTTGAATGTGGAGTTGAGCCTGTCCGTCAAGAGAGCTAACGATTTTGGCTTCGCCTGGCTTTGCCAGGGTCACTGCAAAAGACCTCACTTGAACAGAATCGAC from the candidate division KSB1 bacterium genome contains:
- a CDS encoding cytochrome ubiquinol oxidase subunit I, which encodes MTKRNYMYIFISAMVVMGLFVSLNTLRQDLSLKRQAQQLEEGIDETAQIEQAITPATIGNVEYRKFPLVGSRTALWVIAQLHLMFGAFVLAVPMFALIIEFIGYKTKEKKYDKLAYEFTKLLSVSFSFTAALGAMLTFMLMVLYPKLMNYMMAIFTPTFLPYTMLFFAEAIFLYSYYYGWGKFSPKVHLALGVCLNIVGTAIMFIANAWLTFMNTPNGITETGALISTWDAINNFIWMPINIHRIIANVAFGGSIAAAYGAYKFLGSKTKEEKAHYDWMGYVGNFIAISALLPLPFAGYWLGKEIYAYSQSLGIVLMGGTFSWLFIIQAVLIGNLFLGANYYLWLSMERIQGAERFRKFIKYLLASITLCFIVWATPHSLVASIEEARRMGGAHHPMLGVLGVMSAKNTAVNILILTTYLSFLLYRRGNKVPTVTWAKKGNTAQFSIFAAVAIFVIFLGIYGYFVEAKIRIGLSVPQVLSVLFAMFSITIIDVYMYKNAEVKGKIEWGKMPARSQYALFFLAITFTWLMGLMGYVRSGLRQHWHIYGVMKDTSPDAFTPTLGYASGVVSVTVLIFFTFIAIVFWLTSLSGKKDWEEKSLEAQS
- a CDS encoding c-type cytochrome, with the translated sequence MKNGLSIFLFTVSVTLFYWYVGQQVPQKITYPPESTELSADMTTDEMVVVGEEIMSGKGTCMTCHTIGSTADGRFPDLGNIGVIASARKDGMTDIEYLAESIYDPNIYVVEGFLPGMPAIHKPPISLSDEEILTIIAYLQSLGAAPTVTMQTTHSFTGQGASASESAAAQTAVLISNLDGPGIFVTYGCNTCHSVDVPTPLIGPSLVDVGNRLAKSQIYESVLEPDLNITEGFPATVMKTYLDGISFYDRVSTQQLKVLVDYLESLKGSQ
- a CDS encoding MGMT family protein, whose product is MTYNKNEVHQIVKRIPKGKITIPSLIAKSLGVPQSVRAIGQEVCRCKAPWVYKVILKGRGENWKFPHPEDKSDCEKRTSYLEGEGIEISSDKKKVLNAERFLWDPNQQ
- a CDS encoding cytochrome c, whose protein sequence is MNFLVVLPVVAVMIVLKFTRINILGWMAAWWFAIYFVLVYGIDPPMPSSIFGMFMAIVTLALLAYLTADSENLEFAKSSIIRFLTDKKFMTPLIIVTIGLPTLVATRVYLNAAKRVQPPVIARTIHPPPPTEITFKGTKIDLVTSGNPYRELEETDPNSFLKHVENGRRVYYQNCVFCHGDNMRGNGIFVHGLDPIPANFADPTTIAMLQESYLFWRIAKGAPGLPEEATPWSSAMPAWEKFLSEEEIWDVILFLYDYTDQRPRAQEEH
- a CDS encoding c-type cytochrome, encoding MRKLIYSNIWFLFILVNFGSAQDNILGTEEQRAAGKQLYDKYCAQCHGINGDANSVGKKYFRPEPRDFTSGTFKFRTTESGELPTHNDITRSIKNGMPSTGMPAWTNFSNNELDNLAYYLKSFSKDFVDFGDVTPITIPNPPSLTEESIRRGRQVFVENQCVDCHGNLGLGDGPSAPTLIDQWDQPIRAADLSKKWTFRGGPTREDIYRTFTTGLDGSPMPSYSIQPPEDQWHLVNYVYSLGESEANYGTLVIAEGLESKMDISQGKALFQNANETLFPIVGQIIEPGRQFYPGVNAVKVKAVYDQEDIAIMLTWHDMSAETNAGNSPTLVAPNFDPNADPETDEFNDAVAILLPSKLPQGIKKPYFMFGDSKNSVDLWFLDLAKDSADFYIGKGSQNLKPGESNLEVTHSFEEGEWTAIFKRKRISEDGLSFEENTFIPIAFSIWDGFNKERGNKRGLTSWYNLYLQPMETESAVGPMAKYAMITLLAELGLIFFVRVRYKGKS